One region of Thalassophryne amazonica chromosome 16, fThaAma1.1, whole genome shotgun sequence genomic DNA includes:
- the cdk21 gene encoding cyclin-dependent kinase 6 has protein sequence MDATTVSLRYEILAKVGEGSYSQVFKARETGEQQRLLAVKKFTIQGHSAEMGIPPCMIREVSLLRKMRCFNHPNVVKLLDASAVSAGRSMDLTMVFEFIDQDLSTYIAKAPASGLSRDSIKHVMMQLLQGLDFLHTNMVLHRDLKPENILVSSHGEVKIADFGMARIYAFNIALTPGVVTLWYRAPEVLLNSVYMSAVDVWSAGCIFAELFLLRPLFKGQTEAQQLQKIFEVIGLPSEEDWPKESPISYSASWGPKTPDTQLMPNLSPEENGLLSQCLAFRPSSRITAVKALAHPFFKH, from the exons ATGGATGCCACCACTGTTTCTTTGCGGTATGAAATCTTGGCAAAAGTTGGCGAAGGTTCCTACAGCCAAGTCTTCAAGGCCAGAGAAACGGGTGAGCAACAGCGACTCCTGGCGGTGAAGAAATTCACCATCCAAGGACATTCAGCAGAGATGGGGATCCCGCCCTGCATGATCCGCGAGGTGTCACTGTTGCGCAAAATGAGATGCTTCAACCACCCCAACGTCGTAAA ATTGCTGGATGCATCTGCTGTATCAGCAGGCAGGAGCATGGATCTCACAATGGTGTTTGAATTCATTGATCAGGATCTGTCAACCTACATCGCAAAGGCTCCTGCTTCTGGTCTGAGCCGTGACTCCATTAAG CATGTGATGATGCAGTTGCTGCAGGGGTTGGACTTCCTGCACACAAACATGGTGCTCCATCGTGACCTAAAACCAGAAAACATTCTGGTCAGCAGCCATGGAGAGGTCAAGATTGCTGACTTTGGGATGGCACGAATTTACGCCTTTAATATCGCTCTCACTCCTGGC GTGGTGACGCTGTGGTACCGAGCTCCTGAGGTGCTCCTCAACTCTGTTTACATGTCCGCTGTGGATGTGTGGAGCGCCGGCTGCATCTTCGCCGAACTCTTCCTCTTGAG ACCGCTCTTTAAGGGACAAACGGAGGCGCAGCAGCTGCAGAAAATCTTTGA GGTGATTGGTCTTCCAAGTGAGGAGGACTGGCCCAAGGAGAGTCCAATATCCTACTCAGCCAGCTGGGGACCAAAAACTCCTGACACCCAGCTGATGCCCAACCTGAGTCCAGAGGAGAATGGCCTTCTCTCT CAATGTCTGGCGTTCAGACCGAGCAGTCGTATCACGGCGGTCAAAGCTCTGGCTCATCCTTTCTTCAAGCACTGA